A part of Papaver somniferum cultivar HN1 unplaced genomic scaffold, ASM357369v1 unplaced-scaffold_118, whole genome shotgun sequence genomic DNA contains:
- the LOC113330691 gene encoding probable serine/threonine-protein kinase WNK9 produces the protein MRGYKNLKTLDFYFFRLLRPHSAAYNEILGKGASKTVYKGFDEYEGIEVAWNQVKASLFYKLGKLTTGRRKLRVTMFAGLVDQALIVALIVIFFD, from the exons ATGCGAGG GTATAAAAACctgaaaaccctagatttctatTTCTTTCGTCTTCTCCGTCCGCACTCCGCAGCC TACAATGAAATCCTTGGGAAAGGTGCTTCAAAGACAGT GTATAAAGGGTTTGATGAGTATGAAGGGATTGAAGTTGCTTGGAATCAAGTCAAG GCGAGTTTATTTTACAAGCTGGGGAAGTTGACAACAGGGAGGAGAAAATTAAGAGTAACTATGTTTGCTGGACTTGTTGATCAGGCTTTGATTGTTGCTCTTATTGTTATATTTTTCGACTGA